The following coding sequences are from one Panthera leo isolate Ple1 chromosome E1, P.leo_Ple1_pat1.1, whole genome shotgun sequence window:
- the LOC122206445 gene encoding histone H3.3A, whose amino-acid sequence MARTKQTARKSTGGKAPRKQLATKAARKSAPSTGGVKKPHRYRPGTVALREIRRYQKSTELLIRKLPFQRLVREIAQDFKTDLRFQSAAIGALQEASEAYLVGLFEDTNLCAIHAKRVTIMPKDIQLARRIRGERA is encoded by the exons ATGGCCCGAACCAAGCAGACTGCTCGTAAATCTACGGGTGGGAAAGCGCCCCGTAAGCAGCTGGCCACTAAAGCCGCCAGGAAAAGTGCTCCCTCTACTGGCGGGGTGAAAAAGCCTCATCGCTACAG GCCCGGGACCGTTGCGCTTCGAGAGATCCGTCGTTACCAGAAATCGACCGAGCTTCTGATCCGGAAGCTGCCTTTCCAGAGGTTGGTGAGGGAGATCGCCCAGGATTTCAAAACCGATCTGAGGTTTCAGAGTGCCGCCATTGGTGCGCTGCAG GAGGCCAGTGAAGCGTACCTGGTGGGTTTATTTGAAGATACTAATCTGTGTGCCATCCACGCTAAGAGAGTCACCATCATGCCCAAAGACATCCAGTTGGCTCGCCGGATACGGGGAGAGAGAGCTTAA